The Marinilongibacter aquaticus genome has a window encoding:
- a CDS encoding DUF5777 family beta-barrel protein, with protein sequence MILKQKKWLFLGLSLLLFQCAQAQENLLNDLDQIAPDKPIPVSATFKSTRIINGHSVETVPKNHLDFRISHRFGKLNSGFNNLWGLDEARIRIGLEYGITNNLMVGVGRSSYLKEYDYFLKYRLVHQKANSRFNPVTVTLLASASTTTMDTSPSMTFYNNLERQSYIGQLMIARKFGEKLSLELNPTVVHRNKTSVLFDSNTLYSLGFGGRIKLSKRTSLNGEYYYTLNNLLGDGFSRDPSFRNNLSLGFDIETGGHVFQLHISNSRGMIEKQFIGDTTDQWLKGGLFYGFNISRMFSFDKKEKRIK encoded by the coding sequence ATGATATTGAAACAAAAAAAATGGCTTTTCCTCGGGCTTTCCCTTTTACTTTTTCAATGTGCACAGGCTCAAGAAAATTTGTTGAACGATTTGGATCAGATCGCTCCAGACAAACCCATTCCAGTATCTGCCACTTTCAAATCTACGCGGATTATAAACGGGCATTCGGTAGAGACTGTGCCCAAGAATCACTTGGATTTTCGGATTTCGCACCGTTTTGGCAAACTGAATAGCGGATTCAATAACCTTTGGGGCTTAGACGAAGCCAGGATACGCATAGGGCTGGAATACGGTATCACAAACAATTTAATGGTGGGTGTGGGGCGAAGCAGTTATTTGAAAGAATATGATTATTTCTTGAAATACCGATTGGTGCACCAAAAGGCAAATTCACGCTTCAACCCCGTGACGGTAACGCTGTTGGCTTCGGCTTCTACTACTACGATGGATACCTCGCCGTCGATGACTTTTTACAATAACCTTGAAAGGCAAAGCTATATTGGACAACTGATGATTGCCCGGAAGTTCGGTGAAAAGCTTTCGCTCGAATTGAACCCCACAGTGGTGCACAGAAACAAAACAAGCGTGCTTTTCGATTCCAATACTTTGTATTCCTTGGGTTTTGGCGGACGGATTAAACTGTCGAAAAGAACCAGCCTGAACGGCGAGTATTATTATACCCTGAACAACCTTTTGGGCGATGGTTTCAGTCGCGATCCAAGCTTTAGGAATAACCTGTCTCTTGGCTTTGATATTGAAACGGGTGGGCATGTGTTTCAATTGCACATTTCCAATTCGCGAGGCATGATTGAAAAACAATTTATTGGAGATACTACTGACCAATGGCTAAAGGGCGGGTTATTTTATGGATTTAATATTTCGCGGATGTTCAGCTTCGACAAGAAAGAGAAGCGAATCAAATGA
- a CDS encoding AAA family ATPase yields MMEENFFGENTEVQALAQKLQKVKENIGQLVFGQEEAIDLLLVGLLCNGHILLEGVPGIAKTLLAKLFAKSLHIDFARIQFTPDLMPSDVLGTSIFNPKTLDFEYRKGPVFSNFILIDEINRSPAKTQAALFELMEERQITMDGHTYHMAKPFMVVATQNPVEQEGTYRLPEAQMDRFMLKVLLSYPLPEDEERMLHHFMNKSLASEIELLSPVLDAAEVGALQEIVQQIKVEPALMHYIVELTQATRKHRHIQLGVSPRGALALMHAAKAFAALQERDFVIPDDIKAMSTSTWSHRMLLTPDAEIEGITTVAVLHELFDTIETPR; encoded by the coding sequence ATGATGGAAGAAAACTTTTTCGGAGAAAACACAGAAGTACAGGCATTGGCCCAAAAACTGCAAAAAGTAAAAGAAAACATTGGCCAATTGGTATTTGGGCAAGAAGAAGCCATAGACCTCCTGTTGGTCGGTTTGCTGTGCAATGGGCACATCTTGCTCGAAGGTGTACCGGGCATTGCGAAAACATTGTTGGCAAAACTCTTTGCCAAAAGCTTGCACATCGATTTTGCCCGTATTCAATTCACGCCAGACCTGATGCCCTCGGATGTGCTGGGCACTTCCATTTTCAATCCCAAAACGCTGGATTTTGAATACCGTAAAGGGCCCGTGTTCAGCAATTTTATCTTGATCGACGAAATCAACCGTTCTCCGGCCAAAACACAGGCGGCTCTTTTCGAGCTGATGGAAGAACGCCAAATCACCATGGATGGGCACACCTACCATATGGCCAAACCTTTTATGGTTGTCGCCACTCAAAACCCGGTAGAGCAAGAAGGCACATATCGCTTGCCCGAAGCCCAAATGGATCGCTTTATGCTCAAAGTGCTGCTCTCCTATCCCCTGCCCGAAGACGAAGAACGAATGCTGCACCATTTCATGAACAAGAGCTTGGCTTCGGAAATTGAGCTTCTTTCGCCTGTGCTCGATGCCGCTGAAGTTGGTGCTTTACAGGAAATCGTGCAACAAATAAAAGTAGAACCTGCCCTGATGCACTACATCGTGGAATTGACGCAGGCCACCCGAAAACACCGCCACATTCAATTGGGGGTTTCGCCACGCGGAGCATTGGCCCTGATGCACGCCGCCAAGGCTTTCGCCGCATTGCAAGAACGCGATTTTGTGATTCCTGACGACATCAAAGCGATGAGCACCAGCACTTGGTCGCACCGTATGCTTTTGACTCCCGATGCCGAAATCGAAGGCATTACCACGGTGGCTGTCTTGCACGAACTTTTCGACACCATCGAGACGCCCCGCTAA
- a CDS encoding sialidase family protein: MTIKSIFFYSLIGFFWANQALMAQTPVYISGAEGYAVYRIPAIVSTGSQLLAFAEGRVHGSADFGDIDIVLKRSADNGKTWSALEVVCDFEDMQAGNPAPVMDFTDPKYPDGRLFLFYNTGNDHEGEIRKGKGLREVWYKTSVDFGKTWSEAENISTQVHKINQPEANPDYNNPADWRHYANTPGHALQISEGPYKGRVFVAANHSQGDPQAHFADYRAHAFYTDDHGKSFHLTENVDVQGSNESTAAELSNGRVMMNSRNQKGDVRKRIVSIGENGGQRWISSRFDAQLPDPVCEGSLLNIGERNGQKILAFCNAADSLNRDKLTLRISFDEGKTWPKAMLVDASGKDENNYTAYSDIVQVDKSNIGVLYEKNNYKTIVFRLVNWKK, translated from the coding sequence ATGACGATAAAATCAATCTTTTTCTATTCACTGATTGGCTTTTTCTGGGCAAATCAGGCCCTCATGGCTCAAACACCGGTTTACATTTCAGGAGCAGAGGGTTATGCGGTGTACCGTATTCCTGCTATAGTCAGTACGGGTTCGCAACTTTTGGCTTTTGCCGAAGGACGTGTACATGGCAGTGCAGATTTTGGCGATATAGACATTGTGCTAAAGCGAAGTGCAGACAATGGAAAAACCTGGTCGGCCTTGGAAGTGGTCTGTGATTTCGAAGACATGCAAGCGGGCAATCCGGCTCCTGTGATGGATTTTACCGACCCCAAATACCCTGATGGACGATTGTTTTTATTCTACAATACAGGAAACGATCACGAAGGTGAAATAAGAAAGGGAAAGGGACTTCGTGAAGTGTGGTACAAAACCTCTGTCGATTTTGGGAAAACCTGGTCGGAGGCCGAGAACATCAGTACGCAGGTGCACAAAATAAATCAGCCAGAAGCCAATCCCGACTATAACAATCCTGCAGATTGGCGGCATTACGCCAATACGCCAGGGCATGCACTACAAATTTCAGAAGGGCCTTATAAAGGACGTGTGTTTGTGGCTGCGAACCATTCGCAAGGTGATCCACAAGCCCACTTTGCCGATTACAGGGCTCATGCTTTTTATACTGATGATCATGGCAAAAGCTTTCATTTGACTGAAAATGTGGACGTTCAAGGTTCCAATGAATCGACAGCGGCCGAATTGTCCAATGGCCGTGTGATGATGAATTCGCGAAATCAAAAAGGAGATGTCCGTAAACGTATTGTTTCCATTGGTGAAAATGGAGGCCAAAGGTGGATCAGCTCGCGTTTCGATGCCCAATTGCCCGATCCTGTGTGCGAGGGTAGCCTGTTGAACATAGGCGAAAGGAATGGACAAAAAATTCTGGCTTTTTGCAATGCGGCAGATAGCCTCAATCGCGACAAATTGACTTTGAGAATAAGTTTTGATGAAGGGAAAACATGGCCCAAAGCGATGCTTGTTGATGCGAGCGGAAAGGACGAAAACAATTATACGGCCTATTCGGATATAGTGCAGGTTGATAAAAGCAATATCGGCGTGCTTTACGAAAAGAATAATTATAAAACGATTGTGTTTCGGCTTGTGAATTGGAAGAAGTAA
- the bla gene encoding subclass B1 metallo-beta-lactamase has protein sequence MKKIGFLLLCTVLQSMAQDVVYETELLKITEIKPNVFVHVSYLQTEDFGKVGCNGLVIVDHKKAIVFDTPIDDPSSQELIDWLTKEKSVEIKAVVATHFHDDCLGGVQAFEEAGIPSYASAFTQSLAEKEGNAVPKNAFAKDKKFKVGKKKVYVRFFGAGHTLDNVVAYEPKDRLLFGGCLVKTLNAGKGYLGDADVKEWPLTIQKIENAYPEVDLVVPGHGDYGDKKLLVFTRKLFSE, from the coding sequence ATGAAAAAAATTGGCTTTTTGCTGCTTTGCACGGTTTTGCAAAGTATGGCCCAAGATGTGGTGTACGAAACTGAATTGCTCAAAATCACCGAAATAAAACCCAATGTATTCGTGCACGTGTCTTATTTGCAAACCGAAGATTTTGGTAAAGTAGGTTGCAATGGCTTGGTGATTGTGGATCACAAAAAGGCGATTGTTTTCGATACACCGATCGATGATCCAAGTTCGCAAGAATTGATCGATTGGTTGACAAAAGAAAAGTCAGTAGAAATAAAAGCGGTTGTGGCTACGCATTTCCACGACGACTGCCTTGGAGGCGTACAGGCTTTTGAGGAAGCGGGCATACCGTCATATGCGAGTGCATTTACGCAAAGTCTTGCAGAAAAAGAAGGCAATGCTGTTCCAAAAAATGCTTTTGCGAAGGACAAGAAATTTAAAGTGGGTAAGAAAAAAGTGTATGTGCGTTTTTTTGGAGCAGGGCATACTTTAGACAATGTGGTGGCCTACGAACCTAAAGATCGCTTGCTATTTGGCGGATGTTTGGTGAAAACGCTCAATGCCGGAAAAGGGTATTTGGGCGATGCCGATGTGAAAGAATGGCCGCTTACTATACAGAAAATAGAAAATGCATATCCCGAGGTCGATTTGGTGGTGCCGGGGCACGGAGATTATGGCGATAAAAAACTGCTTGTTTTTACTCGCAAGTTGTTTTCTGAATAA
- a CDS encoding RDD family protein, producing the protein MAHSVQIATHLNVDLDFTLASWGKRLGGFALDWLFKWIYLVLPIWFFPSGFSGKIASLFFWVYFIPFAFYSLLFEYFNNGQSLGKKIMKMRVISADGFPASFYQLLTRWLFNMVDVWLVILLSGFEVELGFLAIFSPWVGGLFILLTPKKQRVGDLAAGTIVINSEKEHVSLEQTIYSYRNLFDTYQPTFPQVMRLSDQDLNTVKRLFEKGGAIEDGELLERLSRRIKTVLKVETQMDDETFIQTLLKDYNYYSKQELT; encoded by the coding sequence ATGGCTCATTCTGTTCAAATTGCAACGCATTTAAATGTCGATCTCGACTTTACCTTGGCTTCATGGGGCAAGCGTTTGGGCGGTTTTGCCTTAGACTGGCTTTTCAAATGGATCTATTTGGTTTTGCCCATTTGGTTCTTTCCAAGCGGTTTTAGCGGAAAAATCGCCAGTCTATTCTTCTGGGTGTATTTCATTCCTTTTGCCTTTTACTCTCTGCTTTTCGAATACTTCAACAACGGGCAATCTCTTGGAAAAAAAATAATGAAGATGCGGGTCATCAGTGCAGATGGCTTCCCGGCTTCTTTTTATCAATTGCTTACCCGTTGGCTTTTCAATATGGTCGATGTTTGGCTGGTGATTTTGCTGAGCGGGTTCGAAGTGGAACTGGGCTTTTTGGCTATTTTCAGTCCTTGGGTGGGCGGTTTGTTTATTTTGTTGACACCGAAAAAGCAACGCGTGGGCGATTTGGCGGCGGGTACAATTGTGATCAATTCCGAAAAAGAACATGTAAGTCTGGAACAGACAATTTACAGCTACCGCAATTTGTTCGATACATATCAGCCCACTTTTCCACAAGTGATGCGGCTTTCGGATCAGGATTTGAATACGGTGAAACGCCTGTTTGAAAAGGGCGGTGCCATTGAAGACGGCGAACTGTTGGAACGCCTCAGTCGAAGAATTAAAACCGTGCTAAAAGTGGAAACGCAGATGGACGATGAGACGTTTATCCAAACTTTGCTGAAGGACTACAATTATTATTCGAAACAGGAATTGACTTAA
- a CDS encoding DUF805 domain-containing protein produces MMQYYLDAFRNYANFTGRARRQQFWMFALFNTIITIVLWFFAIGPLFSGSNAVEDIFTPGYFVYMAYTLAAFIPSLAISVRRLHDIGKSGWYYLVILIPLAGVIWLLVMMCTDSQQEENKWGVSPKYGGFTASDDTAIDSIGTELE; encoded by the coding sequence ATGATGCAATATTACTTAGATGCGTTTCGCAATTATGCCAATTTCACAGGCAGAGCCAGAAGACAGCAGTTTTGGATGTTTGCTTTATTCAATACGATAATTACCATAGTATTGTGGTTTTTCGCAATCGGCCCGCTCTTTTCAGGCTCAAATGCGGTAGAAGATATCTTTACACCGGGATACTTCGTTTATATGGCCTATACTCTGGCCGCTTTTATACCCTCTTTGGCCATTTCGGTACGGCGTTTACACGATATCGGCAAGAGCGGTTGGTACTATTTGGTCATCCTCATTCCCCTTGCCGGAGTAATCTGGCTATTGGTGATGATGTGCACGGACAGCCAACAAGAAGAAAACAAATGGGGCGTAAGCCCAAAATACGGCGGCTTTACCGCTTCAGACGACACAGCCATCGATTCGATCGGAACGGAATTGGAATGA
- a CDS encoding DUF4350 domain-containing protein → MRQFSSFILICLSLCFVASSCKKKFNSRFSVSTNSSNPYDIKFFYDQLSKRTIKKVNAPFMTVNEENIGGEQTYISISKAFHVESGYEVRKLREYAARGNIVFLASFNIDNAVRDSLLFFPNVQENPNAFFPPALYRKGFEAIWQTSEPPAHYKYPGHYIVPQSLDSARLLLDNNVYAFDELVTDVKGKPQILRLSCGKGKIYLCNNPLLLSNYFLLHGDNYTLLNRLFSELEIGRRTILWDDYYRKNRKQEDQKGGSFLMLFWQYAAIRWAFLTLFIACLFYFVFNTRRIVQIVDKEQKTKKSEEHFAQVISQLYWQQKDHGAIAFKFFKQFYEYLFTHFKLTADDIQKEKLTSISIKTGKSEAQFLAVLQDIEHYKSTDGINESDLLRYHKNLNHFYQNPNR, encoded by the coding sequence ATGAGACAATTTTCAAGCTTCATATTGATCTGCCTTTCTCTATGCTTTGTGGCCAGCAGTTGCAAGAAGAAATTCAACAGTCGCTTCAGTGTCAGTACCAACTCGTCGAACCCATACGACATTAAATTTTTCTACGATCAATTGTCAAAAAGGACGATCAAGAAAGTGAATGCCCCTTTTATGACCGTGAATGAAGAAAACATCGGCGGCGAACAGACCTATATTTCCATTTCGAAAGCGTTCCATGTCGAATCGGGTTATGAAGTCCGTAAATTGAGAGAATATGCGGCAAGAGGCAATATCGTATTTCTGGCTTCATTCAATATCGACAATGCCGTGCGGGATTCGCTTCTTTTTTTTCCGAATGTACAGGAAAACCCAAACGCATTTTTCCCACCCGCCCTGTACCGCAAAGGTTTCGAAGCCATTTGGCAAACCAGTGAGCCACCCGCTCACTACAAATATCCCGGGCATTATATTGTACCACAAAGTCTGGATTCTGCCCGTTTGCTTTTAGACAATAATGTGTACGCTTTCGATGAACTCGTGACCGACGTAAAAGGCAAGCCCCAAATTTTGCGTCTTTCCTGTGGAAAAGGAAAGATTTACCTCTGCAATAATCCCCTTTTGCTTTCAAACTATTTCTTGTTGCACGGCGACAATTATACCTTGCTCAATCGGCTTTTTTCGGAACTGGAAATTGGCAGACGGACAATTCTTTGGGACGATTACTACCGCAAAAACCGAAAACAGGAAGACCAAAAGGGCGGTTCATTTTTAATGCTTTTTTGGCAATATGCCGCCATTCGCTGGGCATTTTTGACCCTGTTTATCGCCTGCCTTTTCTATTTTGTATTCAATACCCGAAGGATTGTGCAAATCGTCGACAAAGAACAAAAAACAAAGAAAAGCGAAGAGCATTTCGCCCAAGTGATTTCTCAACTCTATTGGCAACAAAAAGATCATGGAGCGATAGCCTTCAAGTTTTTCAAACAATTTTATGAATACTTGTTTACGCATTTCAAATTGACAGCAGACGATATCCAAAAGGAAAAACTCACAAGCATTTCGATCAAAACTGGAAAATCGGAGGCTCAGTTTTTGGCGGTTTTGCAAGATATCGAGCATTATAAATCGACAGACGGGATCAACGAAAGCGATCTCTTACGTTACCACAAAAACCTCAATCATTTTTATCAAAACCCAAACCGATGA
- a CDS encoding DUF58 domain-containing protein, with protein MTVFKHIYFPNRTFGILGGIALLFTIALIFPSLISIGLVCLLFFFGMLFLEAFLLFKIVPAPVLERDVPKQLKPGEKNNILIRLKNNSNFELLGTLYEDFPDQLQMFDWEKRLRIRAKSHLDYTYSIRPEKRGLYIWYNSYFVYKLKLPGLLMRKVTYDLYDESHCFPSFTALKLQRVKGVQNLLLQSESSQVRKVGNSFEFDQIKEYQLGDNYRHLNWKASAKRNQLMLNTFRDEQSQDIYFALDMGRTMLKKEENMNLLDSAISCTLTLSQLILAAKDRAGLINFHAKHCDWQKAENGLGQFNKLKKNLYQVEAENTDPNFELLYKFVRTQIKQRSLFIIFTQFDNTESMERNLKYLQMMNKFHLVLLVLFENKALLKLAEEKAESPRQIYTQTIAREMLNQQTVTLKKLNQTGVLSLNVDPKSINLKAINTYIDIKRKQML; from the coding sequence ATGACGGTTTTCAAGCACATATATTTTCCCAACCGTACTTTCGGTATTCTCGGCGGCATTGCACTCTTGTTTACAATCGCTTTGATTTTCCCGAGCCTAATCTCGATTGGTCTGGTCTGTTTGCTGTTCTTTTTCGGCATGCTTTTTTTAGAAGCCTTCCTTCTTTTTAAAATTGTGCCCGCTCCTGTATTGGAAAGGGATGTACCGAAACAATTGAAACCGGGCGAGAAGAACAACATCCTTATCCGACTCAAAAACAACAGCAATTTTGAGCTCTTGGGCACTTTGTACGAAGACTTCCCCGACCAATTGCAAATGTTCGATTGGGAAAAGCGATTGCGAATTCGGGCCAAAAGCCATCTGGATTATACCTATTCCATCCGGCCAGAGAAAAGGGGCCTGTACATTTGGTACAACAGCTACTTCGTTTATAAACTGAAACTCCCCGGTTTACTCATGCGAAAAGTGACTTACGACCTTTACGACGAAAGCCACTGTTTCCCCTCTTTCACCGCATTGAAACTGCAGCGGGTCAAAGGTGTACAAAATCTTTTGCTGCAAAGTGAAAGCAGTCAAGTGCGAAAAGTGGGCAACAGTTTTGAATTCGATCAAATCAAAGAATACCAATTGGGCGATAATTACCGACATCTCAACTGGAAAGCCAGTGCTAAACGCAACCAATTGATGTTGAATACTTTTCGTGACGAGCAGAGTCAAGACATTTATTTTGCTTTGGACATGGGCCGAACGATGCTCAAAAAAGAAGAAAACATGAATCTTCTGGATTCTGCCATTTCTTGCACACTGACATTGAGTCAATTGATTTTGGCGGCAAAAGACCGAGCCGGGCTCATCAATTTTCATGCAAAACACTGCGATTGGCAAAAGGCCGAAAACGGTTTGGGGCAATTCAATAAATTGAAGAAAAACCTGTATCAGGTAGAAGCCGAAAACACCGATCCGAATTTTGAACTCTTGTACAAATTCGTGCGAACGCAAATCAAGCAAAGAAGCTTGTTCATTATTTTCACGCAATTCGACAATACCGAAAGCATGGAAAGAAACCTGAAATATCTTCAGATGATGAATAAATTCCATTTGGTGCTGTTGGTCCTTTTTGAAAACAAAGCATTGCTGAAACTGGCCGAAGAAAAAGCCGAAAGCCCAAGACAGATCTACACACAAACCATCGCCCGCGAAATGCTGAATCAACAAACCGTTACATTAAAAAAACTGAATCAAACGGGAGTACTTAGCCTAAATGTCGACCCAAAAAGCATAAATTTAAAGGCAATAAACACCTATATTGATATCAAAAGAAAACAAATGCTTTAA
- a CDS encoding stage II sporulation protein M, with the protein MRESTFIFKHKDKWARIENEEAYGNTDELSQDFVSLLNDISYAKTHYPNSQLSKYLNALAANIYGKIYLRSAQSQNPLRDFWKFDLPLIVGKNKKVLYTALLLFLASVFLGLLFSHLDTQFISTILGSNYVQMTEENINDGRPFGVYNDAYPILMFFQILANNFFVGLILFTSGIFFGLGSIYATFKNGIMIGAFFSLFWINSLLVDALFVIMLHGTFELMGLVLECMAGLCLGLHIARNSAHSRKESLLMGMKVSAKIFLGGVPLTFIAAIIESFVTYLGTEGLSAMPLPLFILLALVLFSCLLSIVWYFFIYSGKVAKTVPNTTYYEKIYA; encoded by the coding sequence GTGAGAGAAAGTACATTTATATTCAAACATAAAGATAAATGGGCACGCATTGAAAATGAGGAAGCTTACGGAAACACGGACGAGCTGAGTCAGGATTTTGTTTCTCTTCTGAACGACATTTCCTATGCCAAGACACACTATCCGAATAGCCAACTTTCGAAATACCTGAATGCCCTGGCGGCCAATATTTACGGAAAAATCTATCTGCGTTCGGCCCAAAGCCAAAATCCACTGCGTGATTTCTGGAAATTCGATTTGCCACTGATCGTGGGCAAAAACAAAAAAGTGTTGTACACGGCCCTGCTGCTTTTTCTGGCTTCTGTGTTCTTGGGCCTGCTTTTTTCACACCTCGACACTCAATTCATATCAACCATCCTGGGTTCGAATTATGTCCAAATGACGGAAGAAAACATTAACGATGGACGTCCTTTCGGTGTCTACAATGATGCGTATCCGATACTCATGTTCTTTCAAATATTGGCCAACAATTTCTTCGTCGGTCTTATTCTTTTCACTTCAGGCATTTTCTTTGGCTTAGGTTCGATTTATGCCACCTTCAAAAACGGCATAATGATCGGGGCCTTTTTCAGTTTATTTTGGATCAATAGTCTATTGGTCGATGCCCTGTTCGTAATTATGCTGCACGGCACTTTTGAATTGATGGGCCTTGTACTCGAATGCATGGCCGGGCTTTGTCTTGGACTGCATATTGCCCGAAACAGTGCACACAGCCGAAAAGAATCGCTGCTTATGGGAATGAAAGTCAGTGCGAAAATATTTTTGGGCGGCGTGCCTTTGACATTTATTGCCGCAATCATCGAAAGTTTTGTCACTTATCTCGGCACCGAGGGGCTCAGTGCCATGCCCCTTCCGCTCTTTATCCTGCTCGCTTTGGTCTTATTTTCCTGTCTTTTGAGCATTGTCTGGTATTTCTTCATTTACTCGGGAAAAGTGGCCAAAACCGTGCCCAACACCACATATTATGAAAAGATTTATGCCTAA
- a CDS encoding QcrA and Rieske domain-containing protein, giving the protein MRKTSENISRLQFLRNLGFGGSALMAVYLSSCVNETVNPASSPSGQSTTVDLSDSANAALLQDGGYIILGNIVVANIGNGKFAAVTRICSHEGEKRVIYRNGEFYCTAHGARYDTSGNGLNGNGSRGLIAYTVTEEGNVLTIF; this is encoded by the coding sequence ATGAGAAAAACAAGCGAAAACATCTCTAGACTTCAATTCCTTAGAAACTTGGGCTTTGGCGGCTCGGCACTGATGGCTGTGTATTTAAGCAGTTGTGTGAACGAAACGGTGAACCCGGCTTCAAGCCCAAGCGGGCAGTCTACCACAGTCGACCTCAGCGATTCGGCAAATGCGGCCTTGCTGCAAGATGGTGGATACATTATTCTTGGCAATATCGTTGTGGCCAATATCGGAAACGGGAAATTTGCGGCTGTCACCCGTATTTGCAGCCATGAAGGCGAGAAGCGGGTCATTTATAGAAATGGCGAATTCTACTGCACCGCACACGGAGCCCGATACGACACAAGTGGAAACGGATTGAACGGCAATGGCAGCCGTGGGCTTATCGCCTATACCGTAACCGAAGAGGGCAACGTCCTCACCATTTTCTAA
- a CDS encoding YceI family protein has translation MKNTRIYTYIGIVFLLLPQHVLFAQKVICKQGTISLFSETPMENISAENHKVVSVLDLGTRQVAVKMTITDFVFPNKLMQEHFNENYMESEKHPTAWFTGKLSGISDFEKNGKQAVFGEGELMIHGVKRKVKLNGQLEVSEKALVLQANFTVKPEDYGIEIPSLVITKIAEEIKVSAAFSYTKNAL, from the coding sequence ATGAAAAACACACGAATTTATACGTACATCGGCATCGTTTTCCTTTTACTGCCACAGCATGTGCTGTTTGCACAAAAAGTGATTTGCAAACAAGGCACAATTTCTTTGTTCTCAGAAACGCCCATGGAAAACATTTCGGCCGAAAACCACAAGGTGGTCAGTGTTTTGGATTTGGGAACCCGGCAGGTTGCAGTAAAAATGACTATTACCGATTTTGTGTTTCCGAATAAATTGATGCAAGAGCATTTCAATGAAAACTACATGGAAAGCGAAAAACACCCCACAGCTTGGTTTACTGGCAAGCTGTCTGGTATAAGCGATTTCGAAAAAAACGGGAAGCAAGCCGTGTTCGGAGAAGGCGAGCTCATGATTCATGGCGTGAAAAGAAAAGTGAAATTGAATGGGCAATTGGAAGTGTCGGAAAAGGCTCTTGTGCTTCAGGCGAACTTTACGGTAAAGCCAGAAGATTACGGCATAGAAATACCCTCTCTAGTGATCACTAAAATAGCGGAAGAAATAAAAGTGAGTGCAGCATTTTCATACACGAAAAATGCACTTTAA
- a CDS encoding RNA polymerase sigma factor, with product MTELEKTIGEAQAGNEQAFRSLFEAYGSMVFSIGLRYMGDQDAAKDLLQETFIKLHSKIKNYEFKGSFEGWLKRMAVNTAVDEIRKHRIWSLAERMEENMWEASALSSEEILSELSAQELLELIRALPTAYGLVFNLYVIEGYKHTEIAKMLGISEGTSKSNLHDARKLLRKRVNLIMNG from the coding sequence TTGACTGAACTGGAGAAAACCATAGGTGAAGCTCAGGCTGGAAATGAGCAAGCGTTTAGGTCTCTTTTCGAGGCCTATGGCTCTATGGTATTTTCTATTGGCTTGCGGTATATGGGAGATCAAGATGCGGCGAAAGATTTGCTGCAAGAGACTTTTATCAAGCTGCACAGCAAGATCAAGAATTATGAATTTAAAGGCTCTTTTGAAGGCTGGTTGAAGCGAATGGCCGTCAATACAGCCGTGGATGAAATCAGAAAGCACAGAATATGGTCTCTGGCCGAACGCATGGAAGAAAACATGTGGGAAGCCAGTGCACTTTCGTCCGAAGAAATCCTTTCGGAACTCTCGGCCCAAGAACTTCTCGAGCTCATTCGGGCTTTGCCCACGGCCTACGGTTTGGTTTTCAATTTGTATGTTATCGAGGGCTACAAGCATACTGAAATTGCAAAAATGTTAGGCATATCGGAAGGGACGAGTAAATCGAATCTTCACGATGCAAGAAAACTTTTAAGGAAACGCGTAAACCTCATCATGAATGGCTAA